The DNA region ATCATGGAAAATTTCTTGAAAGAAGACAAAGATTACTATGAATAAATATTAGATCATATGTTCAATGAAGTGTCATCTTGTTTCTTttaattgaatgaatgaaagaataaATACTCCAGTTTCTTTCACAACATGATGATGAACAAAGTTGCCCTAATAACTTAAGAGCAATATTTTAAAGTGTTGGTGCATGAGCACCATAAACTAACCACCAAGACTTTGCCTCCATTAGACCTCTATCCCTTATGGAGTTAATATCACCAAAGTCTTCTCTTCCACCAGAAAAGTTTACAAACTCTACATTCACTTGCCTTctttcattatcatcatcaaaatatcttttgaaGCATTTCAATCTTTCACGAGTAAGTTCTCCATCTTGGTGTGAAGGAATTCTATTTGAATCTCCACTTAATCATTCATGGCTATAATAAAATAGAAGTACTCATCTCTACaattaatcaatataataaaataaaaaaataagaacacaatgaccaatttaaaaaaaaactatgaatggttaaatgttatatttaaaaactacTATCAAAATaggatataaaattaaaaatcagaaAGTATTAAATGTAATAGTAGGtaagaagataaagaaaaaaaatattaaactaaaaattattacaagcctacgaaagatgaagaaaaaattataaaaattgaaaagtaaagaaaaaatttcaaagatgTAAACCTTACAAAGTTACAATGCATCCAACCAGAACCATAACATAAGTCATAGGTTAGCAATCACAAACATAACAAACAGCAAGTCTATTGAGCCAACAACCGACAATGCTACAAAGGTCATAAGTTGAACGAAGGGTAACAACAATAAACTCAAACTAGTAATGAATAGACATGAACGACGAAACTAATGAAAACGTACGTGAATAAAGGAGTGACACTAGTGACGTGAAGAGAAAGCGTTTGTTATTCTAATTTGATTTAATCTAAATTCTAAtatgttattataatttaaaatataatattttatctttaagattaaaaaataaatagaaaacatAAATGACGTGAAGAGGAAGTGTTAAgaggaaataataaaaaatttaatctattattataatttaaaatataatattttatcttttaagatttaaaaaaaatatgattttgaaaaaaaaaagataaatgtatGTCCGTGTCCGTGTCGTTGGCATGTCGGAAACAGAGACACCGCTATTTGGGATCGTGTTGGTGCTTCACAGATAAAGAGAGATCGAAAGAGTCAcgaactaaaaaatttacatgatATGGTCGTGTGAAAATTCAAGGATCAATTGCCCTTACTCTATATACTACTTTCTCCCGTATAGGTATGTTGCAAAAGTAGCAAATATGTCTAAAATTGCCACCAACTAGTAACTATACCACTTCAGCTGCTGGATTCCTAAGCCAACAAAAAAGTTAATCATTCATCAAACTTCTGCAGCGAAGACAGCAATTTTGCTACAAAGAATGGTATGAGTTTTCCAAGAGGGACACTCATATATATTCCTTTCTGTTTGGTGGTTCAGGCTTTCAGCCCAACATTAATTGTCGTGTTTCGCGCTATGGGTGGTATCTTTcatattttggaacaaattaGATAGATATTCAGAAAATATCTTCACATTACATGAATgcttttatcatatatattctTAATGTTACTTATCATCGTGGAGGAGCTGCAATCATTCAGAAAAGGTAAAACTGTGATCAAACTGTTTTGGACTTCAAACAAACTATGTAGTACATACCTTTAATCCCTTGCGTTTGTATTGATCACGAAGTGTCAACAACCGGCCGACCCGAAAATATAAATGAACTtttaagataaaagaaaaggtgACATATACTAGCACTAGTAATAACAACAGCAAAAAAGTTTCTTTTGTGCCGAATACGCAGTAAAGGGCTTCTTAATTTCACATGACAAAACCTCTATCTGGTAATTGGTGAAATAAAAGTTTCATAATGAGAAAGAGAGCGAGGCCTTTTGCTTTGGCACCATGAGTCTCCTTAGCAGCTTTAGACTGCAAAGCGTGCGACAGGCAAATAgaattaaatacaaaacaaaacaaaaataatttcaccGAGAAATAGTGGGGTTAGCATGCATGGAGAAGAATACTAAGGTTTTCGCAGCACACCTTATGACTTATGTTGCACAGATTCTATCTTATAAATGTTACATCATTGCGAAGTTGAATTCAGTAGCAACAGGCATCCCTTTGCAGTTTATATTGTTGAAAAATCCTTCTTCTTtcgttatatttttttcttttttttttccttcaattttaGCACATCTAATTTGACATGTAACAAAAGAAGTGATATTAGATAGTCATATTGACATATAACATTTGTTTCTTttgctaaaataaatatatgataaattgacaagacaaacacataaaaacaaaaacaaaacaaaatcttCATGGAGATTATTTAGATTTTTATAAGATCAAAGGGAGAAACCAGTAGAcccaagaaaaaacaaaaagctcAAGGCAATGCCCATAATGGATATAAGATAACAATCTAATGGCAACAGCTGGTTTTTCTTTCTGTCACTTTTTGGTTGTGCATATTATTATAGAGGGGAAAGGCACGTTTCTATTCATGAAAAAATGGCCAAACAGAGGTTTGAGCCACGGATCGAGAAAACAGTCAAAAacactttcttctttttaaagttacagatgttatatattttacagGTTGTGTGGGTGGGGACACAATTATGCATCATCTCATGAGAAACCCAAcagcataaaatattttttaagccaGACGCACATTGTACTAAATTGGAATCTAAGAATCAATAGAACTATAGAAATGATTATTTACCTGCTTTGAAAACGGAGCCATTCAATCTAAGCCTTACGGTTTCACGGACATTGGAAATTCTCAGGATCTCATGCTTCAACTTCGTGATTTAAATTAGCTCGAACACAACTTTTAGTGAATAATTCTTACAGTATTCAGATTCATTTAAGGCgggtaaatatatataatttactaaTGATTTGCTTAATATTAAtctgacttttctaaaaatttatcatattactAATTAAGTCTCATATTTAAATACCAAAACTCGCGAATATATATGATATctacttatttaaaattaattaataaaatcaagtaattatcatcataaaaaaatacatagtcGTGCATTGCACGGTGCAAAAATCTAGTTTCTATATAATTATGATTTGCCATTCTTCCATGGGTTTCCTTGACTTGGTTGATTAGGAAGGTTAacaacaatttttgttttaccaTTTCAAGGGTTTAGGGAAAGGTGCTGCTTGCCACCAACTAGACAGAGGTTCGTGGATAAACATCCTTTGCAAAAAGTAAAATGAagcttaaaatatataatacaaattTAAGGAGCTTTTACTAAGTAAAatctttttcctatttttgaAAATCgtgtttttaaaaactatattttctaataattataatttttagaagcattataaatatgttttctgataaatgtaatattttatgcGTTTAAAAGAATCCTTAAAATGTTATTAAGAGTATGGCTAAAACTTTCATGAATCTTGGATTTTCACTCTCACTTATAAAGATCTTTTATTAGGAacggtaattaaaaaatattgttgagaATGTTATAGTGTCGTGAAAAtggttttaaaaattcatacCAAATATGATGAgaatatgatatatttttaactttggATACTCAAGAaacttgttttttaaaaaaatacttaagaaactcaaaaaaattatcttgCTAAAATACATGAAGAAATCACAATAAGCTAAGTGTAATCATCACAAACATATCATATTTTAACTCatgtaaaacttaaaatatacattttaagatttgaatggTCTAATCTTTATTTTATGGTGCAGATTTACGACAGCGTGAATTTGAATGCACCAAATCCAGTTCTATATAATGAGCAAATGACGGAAAAAAGGTGGTATGAgatgaaaatatcaaaaaacccttattttttaatttgtatacacttcttttttatcatggatatttatgttattttatatacatatgttttttgtttttttcctacCTTGTACACCACTAAACtaatctttccttttattttctttcttaccaATCAACTTACAAAATTaagtcattttttgttttttcttttcttttcattcttttcactttctctactaaaccaaacaaataatttgaaaattacctTGAATTCGATACAATAAAATTCAAAAGGAGTATATGAAAATTCGCAACTGAAATTTCCTTGTTACATTTTCGATATGCATAAACATGCAAACAGGAGACAACCttgactcttttttttgtttgtttaaagaTATTGTTGGTCTTATTGACAAGAGTGGAGcacaatttagattaaaaataaaactcagcAATATAAAATACGTGTTGAGCACATGTGATGTGATATGCTACCACGGCCACAATTTTGTCCCAAGACATATCAGtgaggaaaaaaagagaaaaggccTATTGCTCTGGCTTTTGAGTTGGGAACTGGTGGTGCCTAGGGTGAAAACAGGTCAAGGTAGGCCGGATTTTGGTGGGTTTAAATTTGTTctatatcattattatcaagTCTGAGCTTAATCAATAATTacttgttacaatttttttatttatttaagtctCACATATTTAAAAGTTTGACTTATTGGAAAACTTGTTTACATTACCTTTTTCATAAAAGACATAAACAAGTCAATACATCTAACTAGACTAATAAGTCTAAAAAAGCCAACAAACCTTATTTATTAcgtacattatttttattataaaacttattattaatattaacaattgtatattaaatataaatattatatattattatataaatagatTGGTTTACCaggtttaatatgtttttttaaacataaagtctgacctttttatttaaaaatataaatctaacATTTTTAATGAATAGATTAGGCCTTTGACGGATCAGGTCATAGATTTCCGATATATTTATTGATCTATTTTTACCTCTACTTGCCTCCCTTCATCAATATGAAGAGAAATTTTTATGGTTACCATGATAAATCTAAGGATTAACCAAATTATGTTTAATGAAcatttataatgaaaaaataaatcacattAAAAATAAGTGGGTGATGAAGTTAAAAACTAGTATTTTTTTCCGCTAGACTAATTATCCATCTCAAGAACATATAACTCCATCTCTTTTGTAAACTCTTTTCCAAATTTAAACTCAAATGttagaataaaaatagtttttgagTTCTAATTTAAACTCAAGACTTATCCCTTAGGAttctatttttgaaataattccAAAGGAATACTTCATTAGTTCATCAGTAATCATCTAATCCCAGCAgcgaaaagaaaattatttaactttGCCGTATATTGTTTAACTTTGTCCCCTTCAATAATTTGTCACAAGGAAACACAAGTTGTTGTCAAGACTTGGAGAACAGAACACTGCTATCGACACAtaataaaattccaaaatttgcctCCAGCTCCTACATACTAACAAGAAATTAAATGGGTAGATCCGCAGATGGTAGTCAACCAGTCATGGCACATAATTCATCTCCATAATTAGGCGAAGGACTTTAAACAAAGATTAAGAAATACTTAGAATATTACAACAACTGCTGGCGGAAATAATTAAACCATGGGCAGTTCTGTGTTACTCTCTCCTTCAGACACAATGTCATGTATTACCTTCATATTTATGTTTATACATAATCATAGTAAAATACCGGAAAACAACAAATATGATACATTCTAAACTACCCTACCGAGTAAATATAGTTGTTTAAGTTTAATTACTAGTCTTCAATTTGAGTTGCTAGAGTTTATAGTAGTCTTACTCTTACCTCCGGTTGAATTACCTCGTGCATGCATATCGTCCACGTCcaatgaaaatgatagatgtaGAAACTGACAAAGTAGAAAATTAGCAgagtaaaaattctaaaaagatGGAACACAATCAAGTTCATTTATCCCATGAATGAAGGTATTTATTTGCTAATCCCTGTACGAAACTTTATAGAGGTAAAATGAGCGTACTAAGTTACTCTTAGATTAGATCTAAATGAAATGAGGTAGCATTAGCATAGTGCCAAACTTAGCTGAACCCCACCAGGCCACCAGCCTTTATTTCTCTTTCCCTTTCCTGGCTTGTGAGTTCTGAGTTCTGACCCAACAGAGGCCAGGCCACCACGCCCATACCATCCCAATATTCTCTTCAGAAGAGAAACAAGACCACATCTATCCACATTCATACCCACCTTAATTTCCCCTTTTCCTTGGACTAAAGAGTGTATCTTAAAGTCACTATGACACTGACACTACTGCCTCCTCCAAAATCACCATTCTTGAAGACCCTTTTGTTCCTGTGCAGCACTAGTCTCCTCCTCCCTGATGCTGATGCGGTTCAGCCAATCATCCCAAACCCCTCCTCATCTTCAACAACAGGAACAATCCCTGCTTTCCCAGAACAAGCTGATGCTGCAGGCTGCCCTCTCAACCTCTCAGATGACCACTATGAAGCCATAAAGAGTGCATGTGGCTCCAACAAACCTGATGATGATGACCTCCACCGTAGCAGATGCTGTCCTGTGCTCGCAGCGTGGCTCTATTCTGCATACTCAGCCACTGCTCTTAGTGCCTCACAGGGCCATACCACATCCTATGACATGCCCTTGTTGCCTGATGACTCAGAAACATGTGTGAGTGACTTGGGGAAGGCCTTGAAAGTTAGAGGAATCCAGCTTTTTCAGCCCAATGAGACTTGTGATGTGGTCTATTGCTACTGTGGCATTAGGCTTCACCCTTTGACATGTCCTGAGTCATTCTCAGTTACTCCAAGTGGAAGTCTTGTTGTCAATCAAAGTGTCAAAAGATTGGCGAGGGATTGCTCGAGTAGCAGCACCAATGTCAACAAGTTTCCCGGCCTGGGTGGATGCTCCAAGTGCTTGCATAGTCTCTATTcggtaacttttttattttcagcattctttcttcatattttgttttggtGCTCTCTTCTATTTAGCATTGTTTTTTTGGTATTTGATGGATATGGATCTTG from Glycine soja cultivar W05 chromosome 8, ASM419377v2, whole genome shotgun sequence includes:
- the LOC114422885 gene encoding uncharacterized GPI-anchored protein At4g28100-like encodes the protein MTLTLLPPPKSPFLKTLLFLCSTSLLLPDADAVQPIIPNPSSSSTTGTIPAFPEQADAAGCPLNLSDDHYEAIKSACGSNKPDDDDLHRSRCCPVLAAWLYSAYSATALSASQGHTTSYDMPLLPDDSETCVSDLGKALKVRGIQLFQPNETCDVVYCYCGIRLHPLTCPESFSVTPSGSLVVNQSVKRLARDCSSSSTNVNKFPGLGGCSKCLHSLYSLRKKSSNSSKSEEDRTSKIHNKDCELMGLTWLLAKNRTAYIHTVSGVLRALMLSREGSDPQSCTLNSDGMPLAVDSSEMSDESSATNLQAPIFLSLLFLHYYFNVLST